In Malus sylvestris chromosome 15, drMalSylv7.2, whole genome shotgun sequence, a single genomic region encodes these proteins:
- the LOC126601300 gene encoding zinc-finger homeodomain protein 2-like isoform X2, translating to MEFDEHEEQDEEMELQAAPPGYASVAASSRSKLGPTGEGAASIVRKRGTAATPNSTTTTTAVSTMVRYRECLKNHAIGIGGHALDGCGEFLAAGDEGTLDALKCAACNCHRNFHRKEPEAELIHHQQGAGGSHHLHHHHHPHQFSSGYYRPPPPPSGYLITSPHARPTLALPAASGGGGGSHSREEEEDVSNPSSSGGGGGGGFGMSKKRHRTKFTQEQKEKMLEFAEKVGWRIQKHEEAAIEEFCAETGVKRHVFKVWMHNNKHTLVFTASSLPV from the exons atggaatTTGACGAGCACGAAGAGCAAGACGAGGAGATGGAGTTGCAGGCGGCGCCACCAGGTTACGCCTCTGTTGCGGCTAGTTCCAGGTCCAAATTGGGGCCCACCGGCGAGGGGGCTGCCTCCATCGTTCGAAAAAGGGGAACCGCCGCAACACCCAACTCCACCACGACCACCACTGCCGTATCCACCATGGTCAGGTACAGAGAGTGCCTCAAGAACCACGCCATCGGCATCGGCGGCCACGCCCTCGACGGCTGCGGGGAGTTTCTCGCTGCGGGAGACGAGGGCACCCTCGATGCCTTAAAATGCGCCGCCTGCAATTGCCACCGCAACTTCCACCGCAAGGAGCCCGAGGCCGAGTTAATTCATCACCAACAGGGTGCCGGTGGGTCCCACCAccttcaccaccaccaccatccgcACCAATTCTCCTCGGGCTACTATCGCCCACCGCCGCCACCTTCTGGCTATCTGATCACCTCGCCGCATGCAAGGCCGACACTGGCCTTGCCTGCTGCATCAGGCGGCGGCGGAGGGTCTCATAGtagggaagaggaagaggacgTGTCGAATCCGAGTTCGAGCGGCGGTGGAGGCGGAGGAGGATTCGGGATGAGCAAGAAGAGACACCGGACAAAGTTCACGCAGGAGCAGAAGGAGAAGATGCTGGAGTTCGCGGAGAAAGTTGGGTGGAGAATTCAGAAACATGAAGAAGCAGCGATTGAGGAGTTTTGCGCAGAGACCGGAGTGAAGCGCCATGTGTTCAAGGTTTGGATGCACAACAACAAGCACACTCTTG TTTTCACTGCAAGCTCTCTTCCAGTTTGA
- the LOC126601300 gene encoding zinc-finger homeodomain protein 2-like isoform X1, translated as MEFDEHEEQDEEMELQAAPPGYASVAASSRSKLGPTGEGAASIVRKRGTAATPNSTTTTTAVSTMVRYRECLKNHAIGIGGHALDGCGEFLAAGDEGTLDALKCAACNCHRNFHRKEPEAELIHHQQGAGGSHHLHHHHHPHQFSSGYYRPPPPPSGYLITSPHARPTLALPAASGGGGGSHSREEEEDVSNPSSSGGGGGGGFGMSKKRHRTKFTQEQKEKMLEFAEKVGWRIQKHEEAAIEEFCAETGVKRHVFKVWMHNNKHTLVILAQPSYCINLWTLPAEN; from the exons atggaatTTGACGAGCACGAAGAGCAAGACGAGGAGATGGAGTTGCAGGCGGCGCCACCAGGTTACGCCTCTGTTGCGGCTAGTTCCAGGTCCAAATTGGGGCCCACCGGCGAGGGGGCTGCCTCCATCGTTCGAAAAAGGGGAACCGCCGCAACACCCAACTCCACCACGACCACCACTGCCGTATCCACCATGGTCAGGTACAGAGAGTGCCTCAAGAACCACGCCATCGGCATCGGCGGCCACGCCCTCGACGGCTGCGGGGAGTTTCTCGCTGCGGGAGACGAGGGCACCCTCGATGCCTTAAAATGCGCCGCCTGCAATTGCCACCGCAACTTCCACCGCAAGGAGCCCGAGGCCGAGTTAATTCATCACCAACAGGGTGCCGGTGGGTCCCACCAccttcaccaccaccaccatccgcACCAATTCTCCTCGGGCTACTATCGCCCACCGCCGCCACCTTCTGGCTATCTGATCACCTCGCCGCATGCAAGGCCGACACTGGCCTTGCCTGCTGCATCAGGCGGCGGCGGAGGGTCTCATAGtagggaagaggaagaggacgTGTCGAATCCGAGTTCGAGCGGCGGTGGAGGCGGAGGAGGATTCGGGATGAGCAAGAAGAGACACCGGACAAAGTTCACGCAGGAGCAGAAGGAGAAGATGCTGGAGTTCGCGGAGAAAGTTGGGTGGAGAATTCAGAAACATGAAGAAGCAGCGATTGAGGAGTTTTGCGCAGAGACCGGAGTGAAGCGCCATGTGTTCAAGGTTTGGATGCACAACAACAAGCACACTCTTG tAATTTTGGCTCAACCTTCATACTGCATTAATCTCTGGACGCTTCCAGCTGAAAACTGA